TAGCTAGAACTGAATTATTATATAAAATTGCTGAAGGTGAAGAAGATCTTAAGAACGGAAATGTAATTGAAGCTGAATCAGCGCTAAAAGATCTTAGGAAAGAGTTCTTTGACTAACCAATATAAAATAAATCTTACTCAAAAAGCTTATGGAGATCTTAGAGATATTTATAGCTACATTAAAGAAGAGCTGCATACTAAGAGTTCCGCTTTGAAAGTTATAGATGAAATTGAGAATCGAATAATGCTTTTAAAGGATTATCCTGAAATAGGTACTTTTGTTAAAGATGAAGTTCTACTTAAAAAAGGATATAGAAAGCTAATTGTTAATAACTATATAGCACTTTATCTTATCGATGATAATAGAAAGATTGTTAACATAATTAGAGTTGTATATGGGAAAAGAGACTATCTAGAATTAGTCTAAAACTATAACTTGGGTCATAGGCTATGTTCCAATTTATATAAAAACAATAAAGCAAAGGTTTAAGTTTATATGTCTACCTACAAAACTTAATTAAATATCAATTATCAACTGTTCTTTAAATCCATTATCAATCTCATGGGGATAGCCATTAGGGTTACATAAGACCCTAGTTTTACCTACAACACAGTCAACAACATCATGCACATGACCATGAACCCATAAATCTGGGTTATAATTGTGTATAATATTTTCTAAGTTTGATGTGAACCCTGGTGTTATAGGACTCTCTTTATATCTAGGTGCAATTGATTTAAAAGTAGGTGCATGGTGAGTAACTATAATATTTTTATCTGTTTTGCTATTATTTAAGCTTTTAGCTAACCACTTAATTGATTGTATATGAATCTCTTTTGTTATTGCTGCTTTAAACTTTGCATAGTTCTCATCTAACCTTATTAAACGGGAGTCATTCATATTACGATCGCATTCAAACTGAGCTATTTCAGGGTTTCCAAATAGGTTAAAATCTGTCCACAATGTTGCACCATGAAAAGTTATGTTTTGGATTGTTATACTATCGTTCTCTAATAGATGAATGTTGGAACCCTTAGCTATACCCCTACACTTATTTAATAGACTTGGATAACAATAGCCATAATATTCATGATTACCCATGACATAGATAACAGGAATGTCTGATACTTGTTGTTGTATCCATTCTAGTCCCTTGGTTCCAGTATGGATATCTCCTGCAAGGATTAATAGGTCACATTTAGTGAAGTTATAATCTCTATAATCAAACTCTAAATGTAGATCACTTAATATTTGAATTTTCATAACTCTTTAATTAGCTCTTCTACAGTCATGATATTATTCTAGCACAAATAGTGATAAATAGAACTTAATTGACCTGTTAGATTGAAACATCTATTAATAAAAGATGAGATTAAAGGATACACCGCAGCAGTTTCGTGCAGATATTAGGTGTGCCATAGATTATCTTAACTCAATAGGCATTAGAGAAGTATATCTATTTGGTTCTAGAGCCAGAGGAACAAATAGAGATGATAGTGACTACGATATATTTATTCTAAAAAGCGGAATAGAAAATGAAAGAGTCGTAACAAGAGCTGTTAATAAAGCCTTATTTAGGGGTCATATTTATGATGAGATTGATTTAATCGCAGCAAATCCTGAAAAATTTGAAAAACATAAAGATAACAGATATTTAGTCTACAAAGATATAAACGATCAAGGTGTATCTATATATGGATGATAGTTTAGATCCTAAAGTCTGGATAAATAGAGCCAAAGGGAACCTACTCAGGGCTAAATTACCTATGGAAGATGGTATGTATTACGAAGACTTTTGCTTTGATTGCCAACAATGTGCTGAAAAAGCATTAAAAGGTTTAATTGTTCATTTAGGATTAACTCCACCCAAGACACATTACTTTGGTAAGTTATTTGAAGAGATATCCAAAAGATTAGTTCTTCCAGATTGGTGTGAGGATGTTTTTGAACTAAATGATTACGCAGTAATAACTAGATACCCTGATGATTTTGTAGAAGTAACTAAAGAAGAGTACATCAGAGCCTAAGAGATAGCTGTAAGAATATCCACATCACCGTACTAATCTATTATTTTTAATGCTTTTATTCGGTCCTTTATTAGTGCCTTAGCTTTTGTTTTCATTTCAACTGGCATAAAACTATTATCTACAATATTAATTATTTCATTTTCTTTCTTAAAATAATTTTCTAATATACTTTTTATTACTGGTTTCCTAAGTTCCACTCCCTGTTATGTGCTGTAAAAGACCAAGGTAAATAGTGATCTATGGAGATATTATTTTTATCTAACCTAAAAAATTATATGTTACATAGTCCTTAATTATCTTAATATATATTTTAATAACAATAAAGCGAAGCTTTAAACATTGGGATAAGGTGATGTAGAACTCATTTTAGTAAAGACAGCAGACTTTCCATCATTTGGAAAACTTGATCAGGATTATGTTGATACAGTTGATTATAGTAAGCCCGGCATCATATCAGGGGAATCCCCCCATTTAATTCATTGTTCATTTTCTTAGAGTTATTCCTTCTTACTTTACTGACCAAAATAAGAACTGAACAGGTAGAGAATAATTTCGCTACATCATTATCTTTTATCTTATAATTCGAAAACTATAAAAACTATGGGTTAGTTTCTAAGACCTCTTCTACAATTTTATATTTACTTATAATAATTGGATATTCTGAAGCTAATCTTTCTAAAACTAATCTTTTATTGTCCTTATATTTCGATTTGACTCTTGGATTTAAATAAGGATCTCCAGATGTATCCAAATATAAATCTCCAATATAATTTATTTTGCCGGCTTCAATTTTGAAATACTTCCTTTCTAAGTTTAATGTACGAGGAGGATAATATAAAGTATTATATGTATACTCTCCTTCTTCTAATGTCATCATAATAATATCCCAAGGATTTTTTATTTTTTTTATTATCCCAGAAGCAAATAAAGCATCTCTTTTAAAAATATTAATACCCCAACCAGGTTCATCAACATGAATACTACATATTAAAATACCTTTATTTTCCTCTAAAACAGTATCAGTTCTTACATAATTCACGGTTGTACATGAAAATAAAGATAAGATACTAACGATTATCAATAAATATTTCATTCAAACTCCTTAAAATACTAATCCAATTTTTATTCCTGCATCCATTAGTGGATATAAATCACCACCAATATTAAAAATTGGAAATCTAAAATATGGACTAATAAATATTTTATTTCCCAACTTTAAATTAAATCCAAGATCGATTGCCATATTAAATAAACTATCAATGGTAAACATCGAATCTAGACATAGATCGTATACAGGATAAAAAGATAAATATAAACCTGTAAAAGATTGTGAATAAAAATTAAAACCAACACTCATTCTAAGTGATATATTTTTGGTATCATTAACAGCCACTAATAAAGATTCAAAACTAAAACGATCTATTATTTTAATATCAATACCTAATGGAATTATATTTTTTGAGTCTATACTATTAAAAACAGATTCATCTTGTTGTATAGTTTT
Above is a genomic segment from Thiospirochaeta perfilievii containing:
- a CDS encoding HEPN domain-containing protein → MDDSLDPKVWINRAKGNLLRAKLPMEDGMYYEDFCFDCQQCAEKALKGLIVHLGLTPPKTHYFGKLFEEISKRLVLPDWCEDVFELNDYAVITRYPDDFVEVTKEEYIRA
- a CDS encoding type II toxin-antitoxin system RelE/ParE family toxin — encoded protein: MTNQYKINLTQKAYGDLRDIYSYIKEELHTKSSALKVIDEIENRIMLLKDYPEIGTFVKDEVLLKKGYRKLIVNNYIALYLIDDNRKIVNIIRVVYGKRDYLELV
- a CDS encoding nucleotidyltransferase domain-containing protein, translated to MRLKDTPQQFRADIRCAIDYLNSIGIREVYLFGSRARGTNRDDSDYDIFILKSGIENERVVTRAVNKALFRGHIYDEIDLIAANPEKFEKHKDNRYLVYKDINDQGVSIYG
- a CDS encoding metallophosphoesterase; this encodes MKIQILSDLHLEFDYRDYNFTKCDLLILAGDIHTGTKGLEWIQQQVSDIPVIYVMGNHEYYGYCYPSLLNKCRGIAKGSNIHLLENDSITIQNITFHGATLWTDFNLFGNPEIAQFECDRNMNDSRLIRLDENYAKFKAAITKEIHIQSIKWLAKSLNNSKTDKNIIVTHHAPTFKSIAPRYKESPITPGFTSNLENIIHNYNPDLWVHGHVHDVVDCVVGKTRVLCNPNGYPHEIDNGFKEQLIIDI